In Pseudomonas fluorescens, a genomic segment contains:
- the speA gene encoding arginine decarboxylase produces MSVRRTRKDDGSQWTVADSRSVYGIRHWGAGYFAINEAGRVEVRPNGPNSTPVDLYEQVDELRKSGLSLPLLVRFPDILQDRVRQLTGAFDSNIERLEYQSKYTALYPIKVNQQEAVIENIIATQNVSIGLEAGSKPELLAVLALAPKGGTIVCNGYKDREFIRLALMGQKLGHNVFIVIEKESEVELVIEEAANLKVKPQVGLRVRLSSLASSKWADTGGEKSKFGLSAAQLLSVVERFRVAGLDQGIRLLHFHMGSQIANLADYQHGFKEAIRYYGELRNLGLPVDHIDVGGGLGVDYDGTHSRNASSINYDMDDYAGVVVGMLKEFCDAQSLPHPNIFSESGRSLTAHHAMLVVQVTDVEKHNDDVPVIENKENLPETVQWLVDLLGPTDIEMVTETYWRATHYMSDVASQYADGKLTLAEKALAEQCYFAVCRRLHNSLKARQRSHRQVLDELNDKLADKYICNFSVFQSLPDTWAIGQVLPILPLHRLDEEPLRRAVLQDLTCDSDGKIKQYVDEQSIETSLPVHALNDGEDYLLGIFLVGAYQEILGDMHNLFGDTDSVNIYQREDGSVYSAGIETHDTIEDMLRYVHLSPEELMTHYRDKCASAKISASERTQFLDALRLGLTRSSYLSS; encoded by the coding sequence ATGTCCGTACGACGCACACGCAAAGACGATGGCAGCCAATGGACAGTTGCGGACAGCCGCAGTGTTTACGGGATTCGCCATTGGGGGGCCGGGTATTTCGCGATCAATGAAGCCGGTCGCGTTGAAGTCCGTCCGAACGGCCCGAACAGCACGCCGGTCGACCTGTACGAGCAAGTGGACGAACTGCGCAAAAGCGGCCTGTCGTTGCCGCTGCTGGTGCGTTTCCCCGACATTCTGCAAGATCGCGTGCGCCAGCTGACCGGTGCTTTCGATTCGAACATCGAACGCCTGGAATACCAGAGCAAATACACCGCGCTGTACCCGATCAAGGTCAACCAGCAGGAAGCGGTGATCGAAAACATCATCGCCACCCAGAACGTGTCCATCGGCCTGGAAGCCGGCTCCAAGCCGGAGCTGCTGGCCGTGCTGGCCCTGGCACCGAAGGGCGGCACCATTGTCTGCAACGGCTATAAAGACCGCGAGTTCATCCGCCTGGCGTTGATGGGCCAGAAGCTCGGCCACAACGTGTTCATCGTGATCGAGAAAGAATCCGAAGTTGAGCTGGTGATCGAAGAAGCCGCCAACCTCAAGGTCAAGCCACAGGTCGGCCTGCGCGTGCGCCTGTCGTCCCTGGCGTCGAGCAAGTGGGCCGACACCGGTGGCGAGAAGTCCAAGTTCGGTTTGTCCGCGGCGCAATTGTTGTCGGTGGTCGAGCGCTTCCGCGTGGCCGGCCTGGACCAGGGCATCCGCCTGCTGCACTTCCACATGGGTTCGCAGATCGCCAACCTGGCCGATTACCAGCACGGCTTCAAGGAAGCCATTCGTTACTACGGCGAACTGCGTAACCTCGGCCTGCCGGTGGACCATATCGACGTGGGCGGTGGCCTGGGCGTGGACTACGACGGTACTCACTCCCGTAACGCCAGCTCCATCAACTACGACATGGACGACTACGCCGGTGTGGTCGTGGGCATGCTCAAGGAATTCTGCGATGCGCAGAGCCTGCCGCACCCGAACATTTTCTCCGAAAGCGGCCGCTCCCTGACCGCCCACCACGCCATGCTGGTGGTGCAAGTCACTGACGTCGAGAAGCACAACGACGACGTACCGGTGATTGAGAACAAGGAAAACCTGCCGGAAACCGTGCAGTGGCTGGTGGACCTGCTCGGCCCGACCGACATCGAGATGGTCACCGAGACTTACTGGCGTGCCACCCACTACATGAGCGACGTGGCCAGCCAATACGCCGACGGCAAGCTGACCCTGGCCGAAAAAGCCTTGGCCGAGCAGTGCTACTTCGCCGTGTGCCGCCGCCTGCATAACTCGCTGAAAGCCCGCCAGCGCTCGCATCGCCAGGTGCTGGACGAACTCAACGACAAGCTGGCCGACAAGTACATCTGCAACTTCTCGGTGTTCCAGAGCCTGCCGGACACTTGGGCCATCGGCCAGGTATTGCCGATCCTGCCGCTGCACCGTCTTGACGAAGAACCGTTGCGTCGTGCCGTGCTGCAAGACTTGACCTGCGACTCCGATGGCAAGATCAAGCAATACGTCGACGAGCAGAGCATCGAGACCAGCCTGCCGGTGCACGCCTTGAACGATGGCGAGGACTACCTGCTGGGTATCTTCCTGGTCGGCGCCTACCAGGAAATCCTCGGTGACATGCACAACCTGTTCGGTGACACCGACTCGGTGAACATCTACCAGCGTGAAGACGGTTCGGTGTACAGCGCCGGTATCGAGACCCACGACACCATCGAAGACATGCTGCGCTACGTGCATTTGTCGCCGGAGGAACTGATGACGCATTACCGTGACAAGTGTGCGAGTGCGAAG
- a CDS encoding translation initiation factor Sui1 translates to MAKKAASFAALGGLVFSTDAGRHCPDCRQPVDACTCKQTLIPEGDGIARVRRESKGRGGKTVTTITGVPLAEDALKELATTLKKRCGTGGALKDGVIEIQGDHVELLLAELIKLGYKAKKSGG, encoded by the coding sequence GTGGCCAAAAAAGCCGCATCCTTCGCCGCCCTTGGTGGCCTGGTATTTTCCACCGACGCAGGTCGACACTGCCCGGACTGTCGTCAGCCCGTGGACGCGTGTACCTGTAAACAGACCCTGATCCCCGAAGGCGACGGCATTGCCCGCGTGCGCCGCGAGAGCAAAGGCCGTGGCGGCAAGACGGTGACCACCATCACCGGCGTGCCCCTGGCTGAAGACGCGCTCAAGGAGCTGGCTACCACGCTGAAGAAGCGTTGTGGAACCGGTGGCGCGTTGAAAGACGGCGTCATCGAAATCCAGGGCGATCACGTCGAGTTGCTGTTGGCCGAGTTGATCAAGCTCGGTTACAAGGCCAAGAAGTCCGGCGGCTGA
- a CDS encoding NUDIX hydrolase, with product MDATQKEAAHRAASDAELICWVDEQDNLLGHLVRSDLRQRGLIGRCTFIFLFNSADELCVHRRTLSKALYPGFWDTAAGGMVAAGESYALSAARELEEELGVSGVALTEHDHFYFEDGESRLWCKSYSAVWDGPLQLQPEEVMEARFLPIETVLQEAEQKPYCPDAQEGLRRYLALRR from the coding sequence ATGGACGCAACTCAAAAGGAGGCCGCGCACCGTGCGGCCTCTGATGCCGAACTGATCTGCTGGGTCGACGAGCAGGACAATCTGCTCGGCCACCTCGTCAGGTCCGACCTTCGCCAGCGCGGCCTGATCGGCCGTTGCACCTTTATCTTCCTGTTCAATTCGGCCGATGAGTTGTGTGTGCATCGGCGCACCCTGAGCAAAGCCCTGTACCCCGGATTCTGGGACACGGCAGCGGGGGGCATGGTCGCGGCCGGTGAGTCCTATGCATTGTCGGCGGCTCGCGAGCTGGAGGAAGAGTTGGGCGTCAGCGGGGTAGCGTTGACCGAGCACGACCATTTCTACTTCGAAGATGGCGAGAGCCGCCTCTGGTGCAAATCCTACTCCGCCGTGTGGGACGGCCCGCTGCAATTGCAGCCCGAAGAAGTCATGGAAGCACGCTTTTTGCCGATTGAAACGGTCCTGCAGGAAGCGGAACAAAAGCCCTACTGCCCGGACGCCCAGGAGGGCTTGCGCCGCTATCTGGCCCTGCGTCGCTAA
- a CDS encoding DUF2333 family protein: MLDWKNREGSAKGPAPAPKSARRGYLGNLLMSRALLSLVGLYLVVTGALGWYWSEEPALFPVQQNAQIAAEKDGKQMVVGFTTVETLKTVVGTLLNKPGGYISNDRFPPGLWMDNMPSWEYGVLVQVRDLTRALRKDFARSQSQSAEDSDLAKAEPRFNFDNKSWVLPSSESEYQEGINSLSRYEARLSDPNQKGALFYARADNLNNWLGDVATRLGSLSQRLSASVGRVKLNTALKTEALAPGEVPQVDEEVVETPWMQIDNVFYEARGQAWALSHLLRAIEVDFADVLAKKNATVSVRQIIRELEASQEPVWSPMILNGSGFGVLANHSLVMANYISRANAAVIDLRQLLNQG; the protein is encoded by the coding sequence ATGCTGGACTGGAAAAACCGTGAAGGCAGCGCAAAGGGCCCGGCCCCTGCGCCCAAGTCGGCTCGCCGCGGCTACCTGGGTAACCTGTTGATGAGTCGGGCCTTGCTCTCCCTGGTTGGCCTGTATTTGGTCGTGACCGGTGCCCTGGGTTGGTACTGGAGCGAAGAACCGGCCTTGTTTCCGGTCCAGCAAAATGCGCAAATCGCCGCCGAAAAGGATGGCAAGCAGATGGTGGTGGGCTTTACCACCGTCGAAACCCTGAAGACCGTGGTCGGCACCTTGCTCAATAAGCCGGGTGGCTACATCTCCAACGACCGCTTCCCGCCGGGCCTGTGGATGGACAACATGCCCAGTTGGGAATACGGCGTGCTGGTGCAAGTGCGCGACCTGACCCGCGCCCTGCGTAAAGACTTCGCCCGCTCGCAATCACAGTCGGCCGAAGACAGCGACCTGGCCAAGGCCGAGCCGCGCTTCAATTTCGACAACAAGAGCTGGGTGCTGCCCTCCAGCGAGTCGGAATACCAGGAAGGCATCAACTCCCTGAGCCGCTATGAAGCGCGCCTGTCTGACCCGAACCAGAAGGGCGCGTTGTTCTATGCCCGCGCCGATAACTTGAACAACTGGTTGGGCGACGTCGCCACGCGCCTGGGTTCGTTGTCGCAACGCCTGTCGGCCAGTGTCGGCCGCGTCAAGCTGAACACCGCCCTGAAAACCGAAGCCCTGGCGCCCGGTGAAGTGCCGCAGGTTGATGAAGAAGTGGTGGAAACCCCCTGGATGCAGATCGACAACGTGTTCTACGAGGCCCGTGGCCAGGCCTGGGCCCTGTCCCACCTGCTGCGCGCCATCGAAGTCGACTTTGCCGACGTGCTGGCCAAGAAAAACGCCACCGTCAGCGTCCGCCAGATCATTCGTGAGCTGGAGGCGTCGCAGGAGCCGGTGTGGAGCCCTATGATTCTTAACGGCAGTGGCTTTGGCGTATTGGCCAACCACTCGCTGGTCATGGCTAACTACATTTCCCGGGCCAATGCGGCGGTGATCGATCTGCGCCAGTTACTCAACCAGGGTTGA
- a CDS encoding response regulator, which translates to MTEPEDPSRERLKHHFAQRVIHQARQILEIWQRLQRSEWSSADLSELSEANLRLLRFAERFEQPEHGQLAHHIGESLKAVDENRGRLSSQLITELNRLMQRLSRTGLRQGDQLEQTFLPPMRKPIYVMLADHDRAERLAKQLEFFGLSAQSLDSVAAFRACMADRLPSAIVMDVDFCGPGLGLQLAAEAQEGLEQKLPLLFFSLHETDTPTRLAAVRAGGQEFLTGTLEASSLLEKIEVLTCVAQYEPYKVLIIDDSRAQALHTERLLNSAGIVTRTLIEPIQAMAELADFQPDLIILDMYMPACTGTELAKVIRHNDRYVSVPIIYLSAEDDLDKQLDAMSEGGDDFLTKPIKPRHLITTVRNRAARARNLKARMVRDSLTGLYNHTHILQLLEDCSFRARRENKPLSFAMLDIDHFKRVNDSHGHPMGDRVIKSLALFLKQRLRKTDYIGRYGGEEFAIVMPDTDLESACKVLDEIRGRFAEIHYPAQPQDLWCTFSAGLVELCDGSDSLMMAAQADEALYRAKDAGRNRVQAARTSKQSAIFSPESSDSVITL; encoded by the coding sequence ATGACCGAGCCAGAAGATCCCAGCCGTGAGCGCCTCAAGCACCATTTTGCCCAGCGGGTAATTCATCAAGCACGTCAAATTCTTGAGATCTGGCAGCGCCTGCAACGCAGCGAATGGTCCAGCGCCGACCTTTCCGAACTCAGCGAAGCCAACCTGCGCCTGCTGCGCTTCGCCGAGCGCTTCGAACAGCCGGAGCACGGCCAACTGGCGCACCATATCGGCGAGTCACTCAAGGCCGTGGACGAAAATCGCGGCCGCCTGAGCAGCCAACTGATCACCGAACTCAACCGCTTGATGCAACGCCTGTCCCGCACCGGCCTGCGCCAGGGCGACCAGCTGGAACAAACCTTCCTGCCGCCGATGCGCAAGCCGATCTACGTAATGCTCGCCGATCATGACCGCGCCGAACGCCTGGCCAAGCAGCTGGAGTTCTTCGGTTTGAGCGCCCAGTCCCTGGACAGCGTGGCAGCGTTCCGCGCATGCATGGCCGACCGCCTGCCATCGGCGATTGTGATGGACGTGGATTTTTGCGGCCCGGGCCTGGGCCTCCAGTTGGCCGCCGAAGCCCAGGAAGGTCTGGAGCAAAAGCTGCCGTTGCTGTTTTTCAGCCTGCACGAAACCGATACCCCGACCCGCCTGGCGGCCGTACGCGCTGGCGGCCAGGAATTCCTCACCGGTACGCTGGAAGCCTCGAGCCTGCTGGAAAAGATCGAAGTGCTGACCTGCGTCGCCCAGTACGAACCCTATAAAGTGTTGATCATCGACGACTCGCGGGCCCAGGCCCTGCATACCGAGCGTTTGCTCAACAGCGCCGGCATCGTCACCCGCACCTTGATCGAACCGATCCAGGCCATGGCCGAACTGGCGGACTTCCAGCCCGACCTGATCATCCTCGACATGTATATGCCGGCCTGCACCGGCACTGAACTGGCCAAGGTGATTCGCCACAATGACCGCTATGTCAGCGTACCGATCATCTACCTGTCGGCCGAAGACGACTTGGATAAACAGCTGGACGCCATGAGCGAAGGCGGCGACGACTTCCTCACCAAGCCAATCAAGCCGCGCCACCTGATCACCACGGTGCGCAACCGCGCCGCCCGTGCGCGCAACCTCAAGGCGCGGATGGTGCGTGACAGCCTGACCGGGCTGTACAACCACACCCATATCCTGCAATTGCTCGAAGACTGTAGCTTCCGCGCGCGCCGCGAGAACAAGCCGTTGAGCTTCGCCATGCTCGATATCGACCACTTCAAGCGAGTCAATGACAGCCACGGCCACCCCATGGGCGACCGGGTGATCAAGAGCCTGGCGTTGTTTCTCAAGCAACGTTTGCGCAAGACCGACTACATCGGCCGCTATGGCGGTGAAGAATTTGCGATTGTAATGCCCGACACCGACTTGGAATCGGCCTGCAAGGTGCTGGATGAAATTCGTGGCCGCTTTGCCGAAATTCACTACCCGGCCCAGCCCCAGGATTTGTGGTGCACCTTCAGCGCCGGGCTGGTGGAGCTGTGCGACGGCTCCGACAGCCTGATGATGGCCGCCCAGGCCGATGAAGCGCTGTACCGCGCCAAGGACGCCGGGCGCAATCGCGTACAAGCGGCGCGCACATCAAAGCAAAGTGCCATCTTTTCACCGGAATCCAGTGATTCCGTCATAACTCTGTAA
- a CDS encoding methyl-accepting chemotaxis protein — MRLKLLTNLNTLLLVAVCLALGATLWWSQRALERPYLLMERYLSLSQTFQNQAARNIDDYLASGDALRLSSASQSLENLLKHLDELPTALAQNLRPSLVELDAFSKTDLLAAGKLAGDPQALLLQAERELGANLEQLSRYAIGVNTPDAARYLPPLLAAAQHLGKLSLARDKLVSSGRAELADDVEREVGTIRSQADLLEQLPLLGVKASTESNTDDFSALMGLENSEKTEAQDTGVDLKRELNSLLTRYPAELKRTREQIQQRTALAASTHLKITAVQQAIASLEPVVRGQHAQIQGEVRLMQGVMIGLILLIALLIDTLQRRLARVLTNLAPALSTWAEGDFSQPIALGKTNRELRDIEASLNRLRAYLVDLVGTIRGNAEEVAGSSRALAELSSGLHDGAERQAGDTAQIRDSLGELEATIQQVAGDASQAAGASRSAGQAVEQGQRVIGLSLTGLHALVGEVQQNAQMIEKLAEESATIGGVLTVIRSIADQTNLLALNAAIEAARAGEAGRGFAVVADEVRTLAQRTAGATAEIQGLITGLQTAAHQSVQGMRAQVEHAEATAQQAQAADGALDEIVSAIQTISDTAVRIADVTAQQSGAVSEIRDNSERIHQLGEDNLLRIGQGRSQGEHLLVLGGQLNTAVKAFRV; from the coding sequence ATGCGCCTGAAGCTGCTGACCAATCTCAATACCCTCCTGCTGGTGGCCGTATGCCTGGCCCTTGGGGCGACGCTGTGGTGGTCGCAACGAGCGCTTGAGCGCCCCTATTTGTTGATGGAACGCTACCTGAGCCTGTCGCAGACCTTCCAGAACCAGGCCGCGCGCAATATCGACGACTACCTGGCCAGTGGCGATGCCCTACGCTTGAGCAGCGCCAGCCAGAGCCTGGAAAACCTGCTGAAACACCTGGACGAACTGCCGACGGCACTGGCGCAAAACCTGCGGCCCAGCCTGGTGGAACTGGATGCCTTCAGCAAAACCGACCTGCTCGCCGCTGGCAAACTGGCCGGCGACCCACAAGCCCTGTTGCTGCAAGCCGAGCGCGAACTGGGCGCAAACCTGGAGCAGTTGAGCCGGTACGCCATCGGCGTCAACACGCCGGACGCCGCGCGCTACTTGCCGCCGCTTTTAGCCGCCGCCCAACACCTGGGCAAGCTGTCCCTGGCCCGCGACAAGCTGGTGAGCAGCGGTCGCGCGGAGCTGGCCGATGATGTGGAGCGTGAAGTCGGCACTATCCGCAGCCAGGCAGACCTGCTGGAGCAATTGCCATTGCTTGGCGTCAAGGCCAGCACCGAGTCCAACACCGATGACTTTTCCGCGTTGATGGGCCTGGAAAACAGCGAAAAAACCGAAGCCCAGGACACGGGCGTCGACCTCAAGCGCGAACTCAACAGCCTGCTGACCCGCTACCCCGCCGAACTCAAGCGCACCCGCGAGCAGATCCAGCAACGCACCGCCCTGGCCGCCAGCACCCACCTGAAAATCACCGCCGTGCAGCAGGCCATCGCCAGCCTGGAACCGGTGGTGCGCGGGCAGCATGCGCAGATCCAGGGTGAAGTGCGCCTGATGCAAGGGGTGATGATTGGCCTGATCCTGTTGATCGCGCTGCTGATCGACACCCTCCAGCGGCGCTTGGCGCGGGTGCTGACCAACCTGGCACCGGCCTTGTCGACATGGGCCGAAGGTGACTTCAGCCAGCCGATTGCCCTGGGCAAGACCAACCGCGAACTGCGCGATATCGAGGCGTCCTTGAACCGGCTGCGCGCCTATCTGGTGGACCTGGTGGGCACCATTCGCGGCAATGCCGAAGAAGTGGCCGGCAGCAGCCGGGCCCTGGCCGAGTTGAGCAGCGGCCTGCACGATGGCGCCGAACGCCAGGCCGGGGATACCGCGCAGATCCGCGATTCCCTGGGCGAACTGGAAGCGACCATCCAGCAGGTGGCCGGCGATGCCAGCCAGGCTGCCGGCGCCAGCCGCAGCGCGGGCCAGGCGGTCGAGCAAGGCCAGCGGGTGATCGGCCTGAGCCTGACCGGACTGCATGCGCTGGTAGGCGAAGTGCAGCAAAACGCACAGATGATCGAAAAACTCGCCGAAGAGTCCGCGACTATCGGTGGGGTGCTGACAGTGATCCGTTCGATTGCCGACCAGACCAACCTGCTGGCACTCAACGCCGCCATCGAAGCCGCACGTGCCGGTGAGGCCGGGCGCGGTTTTGCCGTGGTCGCCGACGAAGTACGCACCCTGGCCCAACGTACCGCTGGCGCCACCGCCGAAATCCAGGGCTTGATCACCGGCCTGCAAACCGCGGCCCACCAATCGGTGCAGGGCATGCGCGCCCAGGTCGAACACGCCGAGGCCACCGCCCAGCAAGCCCAGGCAGCGGACGGCGCCCTGGATGAAATCGTCAGCGCGATCCAGACCATCTCCGACACCGCCGTGCGCATCGCCGATGTGACCGCGCAGCAGAGTGGCGCGGTGAGTGAGATTCGCGATAACAGCGAGCGGATTCACCAACTGGGTGAGGATAATTTGCTGCGCATCGGCCAGGGACGTAGCCAGGGTGAGCACCTGCTGGTGCTGGGTGGGCAGCTCAATACCGCCGTAAAAGCCTTCCGGGTCTGA
- the aroQ gene encoding type II 3-dehydroquinate dehydratase, with translation MATLLVLHGPNLNLLGTREPGVYGAVTLDQINLDLERRARDAGHHLLYLQSNAEYELIDRIHAARGEGVDFILINPAAFTHTSVALRDALLAVSIPFIEVHLSNVHKREPFRHHSYFSDVAVGVICGLGASGYRLALEAALEQLEEQAKRP, from the coding sequence ATGGCGACCTTACTGGTTCTTCACGGACCCAACCTGAACCTGCTCGGCACCCGTGAACCGGGCGTCTACGGGGCAGTGACCCTCGATCAGATCAACCTTGATCTGGAACGACGGGCCCGTGATGCCGGCCACCATTTGCTCTACCTGCAAAGCAATGCCGAGTACGAATTGATTGATCGCATCCATGCCGCGCGCGGCGAAGGCGTGGACTTTATCCTGATCAATCCCGCCGCTTTTACGCATACAAGCGTTGCATTACGTGACGCGTTGCTGGCGGTGAGCATCCCATTCATCGAAGTGCATTTGTCCAACGTGCACAAACGCGAACCTTTCCGCCATCACTCTTACTTCTCCGACGTAGCGGTAGGAGTGATCTGCGGCCTTGGCGCCAGCGGTTACCGACTGGCCCTGGAGGCCGCCCTGGAACAGCTTGAAGAACAGGCCAAGCGCCCCTGA
- the accB gene encoding acetyl-CoA carboxylase biotin carboxyl carrier protein — translation MDIRKVKKLIELLEESGIDELEIKEGEESVRISRHSKTPAQQFYAPQMQAPAPAAAPAAAPTAAAAPAAPAAPALNGFVVKSPMVGTFYRTPAPTSPAFVEVGQTVKVGDTICIVEAMKMMNHITAEKAGVVESILVENGQPVEYDQPLFTIV, via the coding sequence ATGGATATCCGTAAAGTTAAGAAACTGATCGAACTGCTGGAAGAATCCGGTATCGACGAGCTGGAAATCAAGGAAGGCGAAGAGTCCGTACGGATCAGCCGTCACAGCAAGACCCCGGCCCAACAGTTCTACGCACCACAAATGCAAGCACCGGCACCTGCTGCCGCGCCGGCCGCCGCACCTACTGCTGCCGCTGCTCCAGCCGCACCGGCCGCGCCAGCGCTGAACGGCTTCGTGGTCAAGTCGCCAATGGTCGGTACGTTCTACCGCACCCCGGCACCGACCTCGCCAGCCTTCGTTGAAGTAGGCCAGACCGTGAAAGTGGGCGACACCATCTGCATCGTGGAAGCGATGAAAATGATGAACCACATCACCGCTGAAAAAGCCGGCGTCGTCGAATCCATCCTGGTAGAAAACGGTCAGCCGGTTGAGTACGACCAGCCGCTGTTCACCATCGTTTGA
- the accC gene encoding acetyl-CoA carboxylase biotin carboxylase subunit, with amino-acid sequence MLKPAKKLQKVLIANRGEIALRILRACKEEGIKTVAVYSTADTELMHVKLADESICIGPPLATNSYLKVSNIIAAAEVTGADGIHPGYGFLAENADFAEQVEKSGFAFIGPKAETIRLMGDKVSAKDAMIAAGVPTVPGSDGPLPEDEATALRIGREVGYPVIIKAAGGGGGRGMRVVHKEEELIEAAKQTRSEAAAWFGNPMVYLEKYLTNPRHVEVQVLSDGQGHAIHLGDRDCSLQRRHQKVLEEAPAPGLDEKARQEVLARCVKACIDINYRGAGTFEFLYENGRFYFIEMNTRVQVEHPVSEMVTGIDIVKEMLSIAAGNVLSFTQDDVKIHGHSLECRINAEDPKTFIPSPGLVKHFHAPGGNGVRVDSHLYSGYKVPSNYDSLIGKLITWGATRDEAMARMRNALDEIVVDGIKTNIPLHRDLVRDEGFCEGGVNIHYLEHKLANQ; translated from the coding sequence ATGTTGAAACCTGCGAAGAAACTGCAAAAAGTCCTGATCGCCAACCGCGGCGAGATCGCGCTGCGTATCCTGCGCGCCTGTAAGGAAGAGGGCATCAAGACCGTCGCTGTTTACTCGACGGCCGATACCGAATTGATGCACGTGAAACTGGCGGACGAAAGCATCTGCATCGGCCCGCCACTGGCCACGAACTCGTACCTGAAAGTCTCGAACATCATCGCGGCCGCTGAAGTGACCGGCGCTGATGGCATCCACCCGGGCTACGGCTTCCTCGCGGAAAACGCCGATTTCGCCGAACAGGTGGAAAAATCCGGGTTTGCCTTCATCGGCCCGAAAGCCGAAACCATTCGCCTGATGGGCGACAAGGTCTCGGCCAAGGACGCCATGATCGCCGCCGGCGTACCCACCGTGCCTGGCTCCGACGGCCCGCTGCCTGAAGACGAGGCAACCGCCCTGCGCATTGGTCGCGAAGTCGGTTACCCGGTGATCATCAAGGCCGCCGGTGGCGGTGGTGGTCGCGGCATGCGCGTGGTGCACAAGGAAGAAGAACTGATCGAAGCGGCCAAGCAGACCCGCTCGGAAGCTGCCGCCTGGTTCGGCAACCCGATGGTCTACCTGGAAAAGTACCTGACCAACCCACGTCACGTGGAAGTGCAGGTTCTGTCTGACGGCCAGGGCCACGCCATCCACCTGGGTGATCGCGACTGCTCGCTGCAACGTCGTCACCAGAAGGTACTGGAAGAAGCACCAGCACCGGGCCTGGACGAGAAAGCCCGCCAGGAAGTCCTGGCGCGCTGTGTCAAGGCGTGCATCGACATCAACTACCGTGGCGCCGGTACCTTCGAGTTCCTCTACGAGAACGGTCGCTTCTACTTCATCGAGATGAACACTCGCGTGCAGGTAGAGCACCCGGTTTCGGAGATGGTCACCGGTATCGACATCGTCAAGGAGATGCTGAGCATCGCCGCCGGCAACGTGTTGTCCTTCACCCAGGACGACGTGAAGATCCACGGCCACTCCCTGGAGTGCCGGATCAACGCCGAAGACCCGAAGACCTTTATCCCGAGCCCAGGCCTGGTCAAGCACTTCCATGCCCCAGGCGGCAACGGCGTTCGCGTCGATTCGCACCTGTACAGCGGCTACAAGGTCCCGTCCAACTACGACTCGTTGATCGGCAAGCTGATCACCTGGGGCGCCACCCGCGACGAGGCCATGGCCCGTATGCGCAACGCCCTGGACGAAATCGTGGTCGACGGCATCAAGACCAACATCCCGCTGCATCGGGACCTGGTTCGCGATGAAGGCTTCTGCGAGGGTGGTGTGAACATTCACTACCTGGAACACAAGCTGGCCAACCAGTAA
- the prmA gene encoding 50S ribosomal protein L11 methyltransferase — MPWLQVRLAISPEQAETYEDAFLEVGAVSVTFMDAEDQPIFEPELNTTPLWSHTHLLALFEDGTDAAAVLAHMELLTGGPLPEHHSEVIEDQDWERSWMDNFQPMRFGQRLWIVPSWHAAPEPDAVNLLLDPGLAFGTGTHPTTALCLEWLDGQDLTDSHVLDFGCGSGILAIAALLLGAKEAVGTDIDVQALEASRDNAGRNNIPEGKFPLYLPEHLPQVQADVLVANILAGPLVSLAPQLSSLVKPGGRLALSGILAEQGEDVAAAYAKDFELDPIANRDGWVRISGRRR; from the coding sequence ATGCCTTGGCTGCAAGTCCGCCTCGCCATCAGCCCAGAACAAGCCGAAACCTACGAAGACGCTTTCCTCGAAGTGGGCGCGGTGTCGGTGACGTTCATGGACGCCGAAGACCAACCGATCTTCGAGCCGGAACTCAATACCACCCCGCTGTGGTCCCATACCCATCTGCTCGCCCTGTTCGAAGACGGCACCGATGCCGCCGCCGTCCTCGCCCATATGGAACTGCTCACCGGTGGCCCGCTGCCAGAGCACCACAGCGAAGTGATCGAAGACCAGGACTGGGAACGCAGCTGGATGGACAACTTCCAGCCAATGCGTTTCGGCCAGCGCCTGTGGATCGTGCCAAGCTGGCATGCCGCCCCTGAGCCGGATGCAGTCAACCTGCTGCTCGACCCGGGCCTGGCTTTCGGTACCGGCACCCACCCGACCACGGCCCTGTGCCTGGAATGGCTGGACGGCCAGGACCTGACCGACAGCCACGTGCTGGACTTCGGCTGCGGCTCGGGGATCCTGGCGATTGCCGCCCTGCTGCTGGGCGCCAAGGAAGCCGTGGGCACCGACATCGACGTGCAAGCCCTGGAAGCCTCCCGCGACAACGCCGGGCGCAACAACATCCCTGAAGGCAAATTCCCACTGTACCTGCCGGAGCACTTGCCCCAGGTGCAAGCCGATGTGCTGGTGGCCAACATCCTCGCCGGCCCGCTGGTCTCCCTGGCGCCGCAGCTGTCGAGCCTGGTCAAGCCGGGTGGCCGCCTGGCGCTGTCGGGTATCCTTGCCGAGCAAGGCGAAGACGTTGCCGCCGCGTACGCGAAGGATTTCGAGCTGGATCCGATCGCCAACCGCGATGGCTGGGTACGCATCAGCGGGCGTCGGCGCTAG